The following are from one region of the Acidimicrobiales bacterium genome:
- a CDS encoding DivIVA domain-containing protein, whose amino-acid sequence MAPDPSLTPESIHARAFTVGFRGYDQSEVRDFLNRLAAEIRSLREQAERFESQWHSAEERAARPPVLDEETLMAAVGEETAAILRTARASAADLRNKAAEDADRIRLESEGLLGEKTKEAEEAAAAIVDEARTEAERILERVRAEAEQIRAKADQDRTLTIEGANATREKILEDLSRRRRVATVQIEQLRAGRERLLESYAVVRRTLEEAQEELTKADAEARAAADEVGRKLNRETEHSPAAAPGNATQGGSGGSGAAAIAAAVEHPAAGGATEPEEDHDPVPHLRVVPDLETASEEPGAGGVAGEVAVLEVAVVEAAAEMASGGDKSPVDQLFAKIRAGSGSRERAASTGAADEDRSEASSDAPAGAQATTAEASTEAAQRGDETWLQKREQAMGNLDVSLTRKLKRALQDEQNDLLDRLRGLRSEVTADALLPAADSHRERYAKAAMPLINQAATAGAQFAAAVSGSKSGDAPDVISVAGEAADAIVAPLRRRLEQAIGAGASEDQAVLIESIGAAYREWKSQRIERVAGDALSAAFARGTWHAVPDGARMRWIADDIDGPCPDCDDDALAGELPKGEPFPTGQAHPPAHTGCRCLLVPVTG is encoded by the coding sequence ATGGCGCCCGATCCGTCTCTCACACCTGAATCGATCCACGCCAGGGCGTTCACTGTCGGTTTCCGCGGTTACGACCAGTCCGAGGTAAGAGACTTTTTGAACCGGTTGGCGGCGGAGATCCGGTCGTTGCGCGAGCAGGCGGAGCGGTTCGAGTCACAGTGGCACTCGGCGGAGGAGAGGGCCGCACGGCCTCCGGTCCTGGACGAGGAAACTCTCATGGCGGCGGTTGGCGAGGAGACCGCGGCGATCCTGCGCACGGCGCGTGCCTCAGCCGCGGACCTTCGCAACAAGGCCGCGGAGGACGCAGACCGCATCAGGCTCGAATCCGAAGGCTTGCTCGGCGAGAAGACGAAGGAAGCGGAGGAGGCCGCCGCGGCGATAGTCGACGAAGCGCGTACCGAGGCGGAGCGGATCCTCGAGCGGGTGCGCGCCGAGGCGGAGCAGATCCGCGCCAAGGCGGACCAGGACCGGACGCTCACCATCGAGGGTGCCAACGCGACGAGGGAGAAGATCCTCGAGGACCTCAGCCGGCGCCGGCGGGTCGCCACGGTCCAGATCGAGCAGCTGCGTGCGGGACGAGAGAGGCTTCTGGAGAGCTACGCGGTAGTGCGCAGGACGCTGGAAGAAGCCCAGGAAGAGTTGACGAAGGCGGATGCCGAAGCACGCGCAGCTGCCGACGAGGTGGGCCGCAAGCTCAACCGCGAGACGGAGCATTCGCCGGCGGCGGCGCCGGGCAACGCCACCCAGGGCGGCTCCGGCGGCTCCGGCGCCGCTGCAATCGCGGCCGCGGTCGAGCACCCAGCCGCCGGCGGGGCGACCGAGCCCGAGGAGGACCACGACCCCGTACCGCACTTGAGGGTCGTCCCGGATCTCGAGACAGCTTCCGAAGAGCCGGGTGCCGGCGGGGTGGCCGGCGAGGTGGCGGTCCTCGAGGTGGCGGTCGTCGAGGCCGCTGCCGAGATGGCGAGCGGCGGTGACAAGTCACCGGTCGACCAGCTCTTCGCCAAGATCCGTGCCGGCAGCGGCAGTCGTGAAAGGGCCGCATCCACGGGAGCGGCCGACGAGGATCGCTCGGAGGCTTCGAGTGACGCCCCCGCCGGCGCGCAGGCCACGACCGCCGAGGCATCAACCGAAGCGGCGCAGCGCGGTGACGAAACCTGGCTGCAGAAGCGCGAACAGGCGATGGGGAACCTCGACGTGTCGCTCACCCGCAAGCTCAAGCGCGCGCTGCAGGACGAGCAAAACGACCTTCTCGACCGCCTGCGCGGCCTCCGCTCCGAGGTCACCGCCGACGCGCTTTTGCCTGCGGCCGACTCGCACCGCGAGCGCTATGCGAAGGCAGCGATGCCGCTCATCAACCAGGCCGCCACTGCTGGCGCACAGTTCGCGGCGGCGGTCTCCGGCTCGAAGAGCGGGGACGCGCCCGACGTCATCTCGGTCGCCGGCGAAGCCGCCGATGCGATCGTGGCCCCGCTGCGGCGGCGGCTCGAGCAAGCCATAGGCGCGGGCGCGTCGGAAGACCAGGCGGTGCTCATCGAGTCGATCGGCGCCGCATACCGCGAGTGGAAGAGCCAGCGCATCGAGCGCGTCGCCGGCGACGCGCTCTCCGCGGCCTTCGCGCGGGGCACCTGGCACGCCGTCCCGGACGGAGCCCGCATGAGGTGGATCGCTGACGACATCGACGGTCCCTGCCCGGACTGCGACGACGACGCGCTCGCCGGCGAACTGCCGAAGGGGGAGCCCTTCCCGACCGGGCAGGCCCACCCGCCGGCCCACACCGGCTGCCGGTGCCTTCTGGTGCCCGTGACCGGCTGA
- a CDS encoding UPF0182 family protein: MRIPSDMPRRLPRASRRSRVIAAIVVVVLVVVVASLSGIARFWTDYLWFQSVGFTSVFRGVLLTKVLLAIVFVAIFFVLMWVNLVVADRYAPSDLALGQSDELVSRYRDLVMPRGRIVRIAIALVFALLAGIGANREWNNWDLLRYHVSFGIKDPQFHKDVGFYVFELPFIKFLIGWTFEALAIILVVTAVAHYLNGGIHVQGGQRRVTAAVKTHLSVLLGVLALVKGVDYYFQRLELVLSRDHVVNGATATNVHADLPARTLLIAIAAIAAALFLINIRQRGWTLPTVAVALWFLVYVLVGAAYPALYQALRVSPSELTKEAPYIQRNISATRAAYGLNNVKVDTGYNYSPTVTQAEIQGNTTQEQANQQTLANVRLLDPSVNLKNTFDKYQAQRAYYQFNDLDLDRYLLDPTGSGNPQLTATIASVRELNSSVPSGFVNQHLEYTHGYGAVVAPISQSGVNADGTPNFSLSELPPQGDPTLSTNGSEIYYGVGTDTGGYVIAASKTAELDYESKNNVQVTSRYTGRGGVTAGGIIRRAAFALRFRDANFVLSGQITPSSRVMYIRNINDRVRKAAPFLKYDADPYAVIVDKQVYWVVDAYTTTDNYPYSQNANTDRVPANSGLSSSFNYVRNSVKVVVSAFDGSMHFFVTNTDDPIIKVYERAFPDLFTPISKANSIIPGIVDHFRYPEDIFRVQTNMYGRYHLTDASGFYTQAQSWAVSPDPGSGQLTQNSQIGQSVLGANGQLGPPPVARLQPQYVLAHLPGKTQQSFMMLTPYVPYSSSTERQNLTAFMTASSDPSDYGTLRLFVTPAGQNVDGPALIANAIRSNVSISTELSFLNQNGSTVELGEVAIVPIDQTLLYVQPVYVESSSNQVPTLKDVIVVYNQTAYHSSNASLDNALCQVTNPDGSQPFSNYCNTSAANAKPLVTPSTPGSTNPSSPTTTTPPSSGSPTVASLLAQAQTSLNAANSALKNGDLATYQADVNQALADINKAVQLQNSGGK, encoded by the coding sequence ATGCGTATCCCCTCCGACATGCCGCGCAGGCTGCCGCGTGCCTCGCGCCGGTCCCGGGTCATCGCCGCGATCGTCGTCGTGGTGCTGGTCGTGGTCGTCGCGTCGCTCAGCGGGATAGCGCGCTTCTGGACCGACTACCTCTGGTTCCAGTCGGTCGGTTTCACGTCGGTGTTCCGGGGCGTGCTCCTCACCAAGGTGCTGCTGGCCATCGTGTTCGTGGCGATCTTCTTCGTGCTGATGTGGGTGAACCTGGTCGTCGCCGACCGCTACGCGCCGTCGGACCTGGCGCTCGGCCAGAGCGACGAGCTCGTATCCCGTTACCGGGACCTCGTCATGCCCCGTGGCCGGATCGTCCGGATCGCGATTGCGCTGGTGTTCGCCCTGCTCGCGGGAATCGGGGCCAACCGCGAATGGAACAACTGGGACCTGCTCCGCTACCACGTCAGCTTCGGCATCAAGGACCCGCAGTTCCACAAGGACGTCGGTTTCTACGTGTTCGAGCTGCCGTTCATCAAGTTCCTCATCGGTTGGACGTTCGAGGCACTGGCGATCATCCTCGTGGTCACTGCCGTCGCCCACTACCTCAACGGCGGCATCCACGTGCAGGGGGGCCAGCGCCGGGTGACCGCGGCGGTCAAGACCCACCTGTCCGTACTGCTCGGCGTGCTCGCTCTCGTGAAAGGGGTCGACTACTACTTCCAGCGTCTCGAGCTGGTGCTGAGCCGCGACCACGTGGTCAACGGCGCGACCGCCACGAACGTGCACGCCGACCTGCCGGCGCGGACCCTTCTCATCGCGATCGCAGCCATCGCAGCGGCGCTATTCCTGATCAACATCCGCCAGCGGGGCTGGACCTTGCCCACCGTCGCTGTCGCCCTGTGGTTCCTCGTCTACGTGCTCGTCGGCGCCGCGTACCCCGCCCTGTACCAGGCGCTGCGTGTCAGCCCGTCCGAGCTGACCAAGGAGGCGCCCTACATCCAGCGCAACATCAGCGCGACGCGTGCGGCGTACGGGCTGAACAACGTAAAGGTGGACACCGGCTACAACTACTCGCCGACGGTGACCCAGGCCGAGATCCAGGGCAACACTACTCAGGAGCAGGCGAACCAGCAGACCCTCGCCAACGTCAGGCTGCTCGACCCTTCGGTCAACCTCAAGAACACGTTCGACAAGTACCAAGCGCAGCGCGCCTACTACCAGTTCAACGACCTCGACCTGGACCGCTACCTCCTCGACCCCACCGGATCGGGCAACCCGCAGCTGACCGCCACCATCGCGTCGGTGCGCGAGCTCAACTCGTCGGTCCCGTCGGGGTTCGTCAACCAGCACCTGGAATACACCCACGGGTACGGAGCAGTCGTCGCTCCCATCAGCCAGAGCGGCGTCAACGCTGACGGGACGCCGAACTTCTCGCTGTCGGAGCTGCCCCCGCAAGGCGACCCCACCCTGTCGACCAACGGATCGGAGATCTACTACGGCGTCGGCACCGACACCGGCGGCTATGTCATTGCCGCCTCGAAGACGGCCGAGCTGGACTACGAGAGCAAGAACAACGTCCAGGTGACATCGCGCTACACCGGCCGCGGTGGTGTGACAGCAGGGGGCATCATCCGCCGAGCCGCCTTCGCCCTGCGATTCCGGGATGCCAACTTCGTCCTCTCCGGCCAGATCACACCCTCGTCGCGGGTGATGTACATCCGCAACATCAACGACAGGGTCCGCAAGGCCGCCCCGTTCCTCAAGTACGACGCCGACCCCTACGCCGTGATCGTCGACAAGCAGGTCTACTGGGTCGTGGACGCGTACACGACGACCGACAACTACCCCTACTCGCAGAACGCCAACACCGACCGGGTGCCGGCCAACAGCGGGCTCTCGTCTTCGTTCAACTACGTGCGAAACTCCGTGAAGGTGGTCGTCAGCGCCTTCGACGGTTCGATGCACTTCTTCGTCACCAACACCGACGACCCGATCATCAAGGTCTACGAACGGGCGTTCCCCGACCTGTTCACGCCCATATCCAAGGCGAACTCGATCATCCCCGGGATCGTCGACCATTTCCGCTACCCCGAGGACATCTTCAGGGTCCAGACCAACATGTACGGGCGCTACCACCTCACCGACGCGAGCGGGTTCTACACCCAGGCGCAGTCATGGGCGGTCTCCCCGGATCCCGGCAGCGGCCAGCTCACCCAGAACAGCCAGATCGGCCAAAGCGTCCTCGGAGCGAACGGCCAGCTCGGTCCGCCGCCCGTGGCGAGGTTGCAACCGCAGTACGTGCTCGCGCACCTGCCGGGGAAGACCCAGCAGAGCTTCATGATGCTGACACCGTACGTGCCGTACTCATCGTCGACAGAACGGCAGAACCTCACGGCCTTCATGACCGCGTCGTCGGACCCGAGCGACTACGGAACGCTCCGGTTGTTCGTGACCCCTGCAGGCCAGAACGTTGACGGCCCGGCGCTCATCGCGAACGCCATCAGGTCGAACGTGTCGATTTCGACAGAGCTGTCGTTCCTCAACCAGAACGGCTCGACCGTGGAGCTGGGCGAGGTGGCGATCGTGCCGATCGACCAGACCCTCCTGTATGTGCAGCCCGTCTACGTGGAGTCGTCGAGCAATCAGGTGCCGACGCTCAAAGACGTGATCGTCGTCTACAACCAGACCGCTTACCACAGCTCCAACGCGTCGCTCGACAACGCGCTTTGCCAGGTGACCAACCCTGACGGATCGCAGCCGTTCTCCAACTACTGCAACACCAGCGCGGCGAACGCCAAGCCGCTGGTGACCCCGAGCACCCCCGGCAGCACCAACCCGAGCTCCCCGACCACGACCACCCCGCCGTCAAGCGGGTCGCCAACCGTAGCCTCGTTGCTCGCACAGGCTCAGACGTCTCTCAACGCCGCGAATTCCGCCCTGAAGAACGGTGATCTGGCGACCTACCAGGCGGACGTCAACCAGGCTCTTGCGGATATCAACAAAGCCGTGCAGCTCCAAAACTCGGGCGGCAAGTAG
- a CDS encoding alpha-ketoglutarate-dependent dioxygenase AlkB, translated as MLQGSLFASGPVGVRPSPVFERIDLGGGAWVDVARDWLGGADDLMGRLASTVDWRHHRRRMYDRVVDEPRLSRWYRSGEALPDEALAWFRVAVGRRYRVRFAAMGLNYYRDGRDSVAFHSDRELRHLDDTLVAIVTLGAERPFLLRPAGGGRSIDIRPASGDLLVMGGSCQLGWEHAVPKVASGAGPRISASIRWARLGGPEMEWAPPDRSRNAAG; from the coding sequence ATGCTCCAGGGGAGCCTGTTCGCCAGCGGCCCTGTCGGGGTCAGGCCTTCACCGGTGTTCGAGCGGATCGACCTCGGTGGCGGCGCCTGGGTCGACGTCGCGAGGGACTGGCTCGGCGGGGCGGACGACCTCATGGGGCGGCTGGCATCCACAGTGGACTGGAGGCATCACCGCCGGCGCATGTACGACCGTGTCGTCGACGAGCCGCGGCTGAGTCGCTGGTACCGCTCAGGGGAGGCCCTGCCCGACGAGGCGCTGGCCTGGTTCCGCGTGGCCGTCGGCCGGCGCTACCGGGTGCGGTTCGCCGCGATGGGTCTCAACTACTACCGCGACGGGCGCGACAGCGTCGCCTTTCACTCTGACCGGGAGTTGCGCCACCTCGACGACACCCTGGTCGCGATAGTCACCCTCGGAGCGGAGCGCCCGTTCCTGCTGCGCCCCGCCGGCGGCGGGCGCTCGATCGACATACGGCCGGCGTCGGGTGACCTGCTCGTGATGGGCGGTTCGTGCCAGCTGGGCTGGGAGCACGCCGTCCCTAAGGTCGCCTCGGGGGCGGGGCCGAGGATCAGCGCGTCGATCCGCTGGGCGCGCCTGGGCGGCCCCGAGATGGAGTGGGCGCCGCCCGACCGGTCCCGCAATGCCGCCGGGTGA